One genomic window of Deinococcus ruber includes the following:
- a CDS encoding DUF4326 domain-containing protein yields the protein MILVPPDAVIVSNLRLPVREGYTPLYVGRRMPRMEGSVFGNPLQVVGTTWTREADEWTRFLMVHEQPAIRHLARCALKNRGYQQGEAATLYLEVLREQCRTDTPQRRRLLELSERVVRGERYALQCWCPAGLPCHASVVREALMGYAQRSIDDSAAHDRDFCAAQVG from the coding sequence ATGATCCTCGTGCCGCCGGATGCTGTCATTGTTTCGAATCTTCGCCTGCCGGTCCGGGAGGGCTACACGCCACTGTATGTCGGACGGCGCATGCCACGGATGGAAGGCAGCGTATTTGGCAATCCCCTGCAGGTGGTCGGCACCACCTGGACGCGCGAGGCCGACGAGTGGACTCGGTTCCTGATGGTGCACGAGCAGCCGGCCATTCGGCACTTGGCGCGGTGTGCGTTGAAGAACCGGGGCTATCAGCAGGGTGAGGCTGCCACACTGTACCTCGAAGTGTTGCGTGAGCAGTGCCGCACAGACACGCCGCAACGTCGCCGCCTGTTGGAACTGTCGGAACGCGTGGTACGGGGCGAGCGGTACGCGCTGCAGTGCTGGTGCCCAGCGGGTTTGCCATGTCACGCCTCGGTCGTGCGCGAGGCACTGATGGGCTACGCGCAACGCTCGATCGATGACTCGGCCGCGCATGACCGGGACTTCTGCGCCGCGCAAGTGGGGTGA